The following DNA comes from Amycolatopsis solani.
CGAGCAGGCGAAGCAGGCCGAAGCGGCCGGTGCCCACGGCCTGCTGGTCGTCACCCCGTACTACTCGCGGCCGAGCCAGGCCGGCCTGGTCGCGCACTTCACGACGGTCGCCGACAGCACCGGCCTGCCGGTGATGCTCTACGACATCCCGCCGCGCTCGGTCGTCCCGATCGAGGTCGACACGCTGCTGCGGCTGGCCGAGCACCCGCGGATCGTCGCCGTCAAGGACGCCAAGGGCGACCTGATCGCCGGCTCCGAGGTCATCGCCAACACCCACCTCGCCTACTACTCCGGCGACGACGGCCTGAACCTGCCGTGGATCTCGGTCGGCGGCACCGGCGTGGTGAGTGTGATCGGTCACGTCGTCGCGGGCCGGATCCGCGCGATGATCGACGCCTACGAGGACGGCGACACGTCCACCGCGCGCACCAACCACCGCGGCATGCTGCCGGTGCTGCGCGCGATGTCGCGGGTCGGCGGGGTCGCGTTCAGCAAGGCGGCGCTGCGGCTGCGCGGCTTCGACGTCGGCGAGCCGCGGCTCCCGATCGTCGCCCCGACCGCCGAGCAGACGGCCCTGATCGCCGGTGATCTCGGGCAGGGCGGCGTGCCCCTGGGCGACACGGCGGCCCGGGACTGGCATGGTGAGCGGGTGGCACAAGCAGATTCGAGGGCCGCCTACGTGGCGCCGACCTCGCACACCAGCGTTGGGACCCTGCCTCGGTGAGCTCACTTCCCCCAGGTCCAGGCCCCACCAACGCCCCGCCCGCACTGCCCGCCGGAGCCCTGCGCGTAGTCGCGCTGGGCGGTATCGGCGAGGTCGGGCGCAACATGACCGTCTTCGAGTACGGCGGCCGGCTGCTCATCGTCGACTGCGGGGTGCTCTTCCCCGAGGACGACCAGCCCGGCGTCGACCTGATCCTGCCGGACTTCCGCGCGATCGAGGACCGCCTCGACGACATCGAGGGACTGGTGCTCACCCACGGGCACGAGGACCACATCGGTGCCGTCCCGTTCCTCCTGCGCCTGCGGCCGGACCTGCCGATCTACGGCTCGAGGTTCACCAACGCCCTGCTCGCGGCGAAGGCCAAGGAGCACCGGCAGCGGCCGAAGCTGATCGAGGTCCGCGAGGGGGAGCGCCGCGACGTCGGCGTGTTCAACCTCGAGTTCTTCGCGGTCAACCACTCCATCCCGGACGCGCTGGCCGTGGCCATCCGCACCCCGGCGGGCGTGGTCCTGCACACCGGCGACATCAAGCTCGACCAGCTCCCGCTGGACGGCCGCCTCACCGACCTGGCCGGCTTCTCCCGGCTCGGCGACGAGGGCGTCGACCTGTTCTGCGTCGACTCGACCAACGCCGAGGTGCCCGGGTTCGTCATGCCCGAGCGCGACATCGGCCCGGTCCTCGACGACGTCATCCGCCGCGTGGACCAGCGCGTGATCGTGGCCTGCTTCGCCAGCCACGTCCACCGCGTCCAGCAAGTCCTCGACGCCGCGCACCGGCACGGCCGCCGGATCGCGTTCGTCGGCCGGTCGATGGTCCGCAACATGGGCATCGCGGCCGAGCTCGGCCTGCTCAACGTGCCGGACGGCCTGCTGGTCGACCTCGACCAGGCGAGCAACCTGCCCGAGAGCAAGGTCCTGTTCGTCTCGACGGGTTCGCAGGGCGAGCCGCTCTCGGCGCTGTCGAGGATGGCGCGCGGCGAGCACCGGCAGATCTCGATCCGCGCGGGCGACACGGTCGTGCTGGCCAGCTCGATGATCCCGGGCAACGAGACCGCGGTGTTCGGCGTGGTCAACGGCCTGACCCGGCTCGGCGCGAACGTCGTCCACCAGGGCAACGCCAAGGTCCACGTGTCCGGCCACGCGTCGGCGGGCGAGCTGCTGTACCTGTACAACGCGGTGCGCCCGAGCAACGTGATGCCGGTCCACGGCGAGTGGAAGCACCTGCGCGCGAACGGCGAGCTGGCCATCCGCACCGGCGTCGCGCCGGACAACGTGGTGATCGCCGAGGACGGCGTGGTCGTCGACCTGGTCGACGGCAAGGCCTCCCGCACCGGCCGCGTCGAGGTCGGCCACGTCTACGTCGACGGCCTCTCGGTCGGCGACGTCGGCGAGTCGACCCTGTCCGACCGGCTGGTCCTCGGCGAGGGCGGGTTCATCTCGATCAGCGTCGCGGTGGATTCCAGCACGGGCCGCCCGGTCAGCAGCCCGACGGTCTCCGGCCGCGGCTTCTCCGACGACCCGAAGGCGCTGGCCGCGGTGGTCCCGCTGGTGGAGATGGAGCTGGCCCGCACCGAGTCCGAGGGCATCACGGACACGCACCGCATCGCCCAGGCGGTCCGCCGCGTGGTCGGCCGCTGGGTGGCGGACACGTACCGCCGCCGCCCGATGATCGTCCCGACGGTCATCCCGGTCTGAGTTCTCTTCGCCCATGAGGGGCACCCCGCTGGACTGCACGTCCATGGGGTGCCCCTCATGGCGTTTCAGCGCGCGTGCCACTGGCGGCTGTTACGCCGTCTGGACCACGAGACGCTCCTCTGCCGCGGGATAACCTTGATCCCCACTCGCATCGCGCAGAGAGGCCGCGCCGATGGGACGTCACTCGCCGGACGGACGGCACCGGCTGCTGGTGCCCGCCCTCGCGATCGGGCTCGTCCTCGTCCTCGGCGCCGCCGCCTGGGTGACCGTGACGGTCGTCGAGCGGAAGCCGGTGTGCGAGCGGACCACGAACGTCCTCGTGACGGCGTCCGCGGACATCGCGCCCGCCTTGTCGATCGTCGCGCGGGGGCTCGACGTCCCGTGCGGCGGCGTCCAGGTCGAGACGCGGGAAGCGACGCAGGTCGCCGAGCGGCTCGCGATGTCCGACGGCAGCCCGCGTCCGCAGGTCTGGGTGCCCGACTCGACGCTCGCCCTGCGCCGCGCGCACCAGCTCGGGGCGGCCGACGTGCCCGAAAGCGGGGCGTCGGTCGCCAGCTCGCCGGTGGTGCTCGGCGTCGCCGGCGACGTCGCCAAGGGCCTCGGCTGGCCCGACCGCACCCCGTCGTGGGCGGAAGTGCTGGCCGCGCCCGGCGTCGTGCCGGGCATGCCCGACCCGGCCCGCGACCCGGTCGGCGCGCTGGCGCTGCTCGGCCTGCGCGACAGCGTGAAGGCGGCGCCGGAGGCTTCGGCCGCGTACGTCGCGCTGTTGCGGCGGTTCTCGGCCAACACGCTCGGCGCGGAGACGGACCTGATCGCGCGGCTGCCGGGGTCGAGCGACAGCGGCGGCACGGCCGCGGTGACGACGTTCCCCACGTCGGAGAACTCCTTGCTGCGCCACAACATCGAGGACAGGTCGTCGCCGCTCGTCGCCGTCTACTCGACCGCGGTGCCCACTTTGGACTACCCGTTCGCGGAGCTGGACGGCATCACCCCGCAGCAACGCCCGATCGTCGACGCGCTGCGGGACGCCCTGCTCGGCGGTCCCGGCTCCGACGCGATCGCGAAGACGGGCCTGCGTGCCGCGGGCGGCCAGGCGCTGCAGGGCCACACCGACGACCCGCGCGTCCTGCCGACGGGCATCAAGGTCATGAACCTGCCGCAGGCCACCGTCGTCGACGAACTGCTCAACCAGTGGGCGGGCATCAACCTGAGCGCGCGCGTGCAGGTGCTGATCGACGTGTCGGGTTCGATGAACGCGCAGGTACCCGGCACGGCGCTGAACCGGATGCAGCTGACGGTCGAGGCGACCCAGAAGGCGTTGCACCTGTTCAAACCGGCGACGCAGCTGCGCATGCTGGCGTTCTCCACGAAGCTCGACGGCGACAAGGACTACCGCGAGATCCTGCCGATGGCATCGGTCGCCCAGCACCTGGCCGGCGGCGCGCTGGACAAGCTCGCGCAGCTGAAGGCGACCGCGGACGGCGGCACCGGCCTCTACGACAGCGTGCTGGACACCTACCGCACCGCACGCCGCGAGTGGGAGCCCGGCCGGCTGAACCTGGTGATCGTGATGACCGACGGCCGCAACGAGGACCCGCACAGCATCAGCCGCCCGGACCTGCTGGCCGAGCTGGCGAAACTCCAGGACCCCCGGCGCCCCATCCCGCTGATCGGCGTGGGCATCGGCCCGGACGCCGACAAACCGGAACTGGACCAGCTGACCGCGGCCACGGGCGGCCAGGCGTTCGTGGCCCCGGACCCGGCGAAGATCACGGACGTGTTCTTCGGAGCCCTGAGCCGGATCGCCGGTGGTTAGCTGAACCAGGCACCGAACATCGAACTGTGCGACCGGCCGCTGAGCCGCTCGTCGAGATCGACCGCCTGAGCTTCGGTCAGCACGCAGATGTAGTCGACGACCGCGCGTGCTTGCCGGGCTTCGGAAGACTTCCCGTAGGCGGAATCGAAGTCAGGGTCCCGCGCCAGGTCGCGATAGATCGAGCGAAGCTGGATCGGCAGCCGGGGGCTCTTCGGTGCTTCGGCCAGACAGGCATGGAGCCGGTCGTAGAGGGACTGGACGATGCGTTTCTGGCCTTCTTGCATCACCGCCAACGACGGCTTGTCGATAACGTAGAACCACGTGAGCTCCTTCAAAGCTTCGACCAGGTACTGGCAGTGAGAATCGACTGCGACGTACGGGGGATCTGCCGCGAAGGAAACTGCTCCGACGCACTCGGTGATGTTGGTCGTCGTGATCACGTTCATGGCCGAGCGGTTCGCTCGGGTGTCCCAGCACGAGGACGTGATCTGCTTGAACCTGCTGACGACTTTGTCCAGTCCGGCGTCGAAGAGAGCAGCATCGAAGTCCGGCAGCTTGCCGAGCCGGTGTCGGGCGTGTTTGGCGATGCGGTCCCGGTCGCTCGCGAGGTCGTGCAGCGGAATCAGCCCGGCTCGGAAGTAGTCCTCGATGTCGTGGGTCGCGTAGGTGATGTCGTCCGCCCAATCCATGAGGACGGCGTTGGCGGACCTGAGACCGGCGCGCGCTCCCTTGCGAGCCCAGCGGAAGTCCTCGAGTTCGCTCGCGTATGCACCCCACTTGCTGCCGAACCTGCGATCCGTCCAGGTCGGGGTGGTGAAGAGGTCGTCGGCGGACTGCGGCCTCAGCCGGGGGTACTTGAGCATCGCGTCGAGCGCGGCCCGGGTCAGGTCGAGACCCGCGTACTCTGTCCTGCGTCTGGCGAGTTTCGTGACTATCCGGAACGATTGGGCATTCCCTTCGAACCCTTCCAATCCGCCTGAGCGGCGCAGGCAAGCGTCGAGGACCGGTTCGGAGACGTGCCCGAACGGTGGGTGCCCGATGTCGTGGACGAGTCCCGCCGTTTCCACGACGTCGGCCTTGATCCCGGAGCTCTTCCGGAACTCTTGCGCTTCGTTCGAGTCGTCACACTTCAGGTGCTGAACCAGCCGACGGCCGAGTTGAGCCACTTTGAGGCTGTGGGTGAGGCGGTTGTGCAGAACTCGCTGCTCGTTCACCGCGGCCACTTGCGCCACTCCGGACAGCCGCCGGAACGCCGACGAATAAAGTACCCGGTCACGGTCTCGTTGATAGGGAGTCCGGAAGGGATCGTTCTCGACTTTGTCGTGTCGCCGCTCCGCTCTTCGTGGTTTCCGCATGGCCACCCCTCGTTGATTCGCAGGTGCCGTATACCAACGTCGTGGCTGCCGGCTTGTTACTGCGCGAAAAGAGGAAGATCGCCATAGTTGTGGTGTCGTGTCGGATTCGGAAGCGTGTCGCGACCTGTGGACGCGGTCGATTGCGATTCGGCATCACCGGCCTCGCCGGCGGATGAGGGCGTACACGCCCAAGATCACCGCCAGGCTGATCAGGCTCAAGTACAGCTGCGACCGCGTGTCCGAGTCCACGAACAGCATCGACGCCACCACCGCCAGCGTCAGCGCCAACGTCACCCAGCTCAGCCACGGGTAGCCCCACATCCGCAGCTTCAGCTTCTCCGGTTCCGAAGCCTCGAGAGCACGCCGCATCCGCAGTTGGGAGCCGCAGATGATCGCGTACACGAACAACGCCACCGCGCCCGCCGAATTGATGATGAAGTAGAAGATCTTGTCCGGCGAAACGTAGCTCATCACCACCGCCACGTAACCGACCGAAGTGGACGCCAGGATCGCCTTCCATGGGACGCCTCGCGCGTTCGTGTCCGCGATCCACGCCGGGGCCCAGCCATGGCGGCGCAGTGCGAACAACATGCGGGATGCCGTGTACAGCCCCGAATTGAGCACCGACAGCGCCGCCGTCAGGACGACCGCGCTGACCAGCGTCGCCGCCGCCGGGACGCCGAAGCGGCCGAACGCCGCCGCGAACGGGCTGGTCTCGCTGGGGATTTCGCGCCACGGCGTGATCATCACCAGCAGGGTCACCGAACCCACGTAGAACACGATCACGCGCCAGACGATCGTCGACGTCGCCTTGCGGACCGCCGTCTCCGGCTGGTCGGACTCCGCCGCCGCGATCGTCACGATTTCCGCGCCGAAGTAGGAGAAGATCACGATCACCACGCCGTCGACGACCGAAAAACCGCCGTGGGGCACGAAACCGTCCAAGCCGATGTTGCCGACCGACATCCGGGCGCCCGGCCAGAGTCCGAGCACGAACAGCGTGCCCAGCACCAGGAACACCACGATCGTCGCGACCTTGATCGACGCCAGCCAGAACTCCGTCTCGCCGAACGACCGCGCCGACGCCAGGTTCGTCGCCGTCAGCAGCAGCATCAGCGCCAGCGAAAACACCCACTGCGGCACGCCGGGGATCCAGCCCTGCAGGATCTTCGCGCCGGCGACCGCTTCGAACGCGACCACGCCGACCCAGAAGTACCAGTACAGCCAGCCGATCGTGAAACCCGCCCAGCCGCCGAGCGAGTCGCGCGCGTACTCCATGAACGAACCCAGCGCGGGCGCCGCCGTCGCCATCTCGCCGAGCATCCGCATCACGAGCACGACGAGCAGGCCGCCGAGCGCGTACGAGAGCACGGCCGCCGGGCCGACGGTGTGGATCACCGCGCCGCTGCCGATGAACAGGCTCGCGCCGATGATGCCGCCGAGGGCGATCATGCGGACGTGCCGCTGCCGCAGATCGGGCCGAAGCCCGGACTTCGTCGTCACGGTGGGGGATTGTCGCACTTCGGCAGTGCTTCGTGAAGAACTCAGCTCGTGAGGACTTCGGACTTCCGCTGCACCAGGTACGCGCCGCCGAGCAGGATCGCCGAGCCGAGCAGCTGGAGCCAGGTGAGCTCCTCGCCGAGCAGTGCCCACGCCGTGACCGTGACGATCACGGGCTCGACCAGCCCGAGCACGCTCGCCACCGACGCCGGCAGGTGCCGCAGCGACGAGATCCCGAAGACGTACGCCAGCACGGTCGCCACCAGCACCAGCAGGGTGATCAGCAGCCACACCGGCGGGTGCCACGCGCCGAACCCGACGTCGGTGCCGAGCAGTCCGACCGGCCACGTCCACGGCGGCGCGGCGAAGCTGATCGCGACCGCGCCGATCACCATGCCCCAGGTGACCAGGCCCAGCGGGTCGATTTCGGCCACCGCGCGCTCGCCGAGCAGGAAGTACCCGGCCGAGCACAGCGCCGCGCCGAAGCCGGCGAGCAGGCCGACGCCGTTGAGCGTCACGCCCTGCCAGACCTGCGCGACCAGCGACAGCCCGACCATGGCCAGCGCGATGCCGCCCCACACCGACCGCGGCAGCCGGTGCCGCCGCACGAACCGCACCCACAGCGCGATGAGCACGGGGGAGACGAACTCCAGCAGGATCGCGATGCCGACCGGGATCCGGCCCGCGGCCACGAAGTAGAGCAGCTGAACACCGGCGACGCCCAGCAGGCCGTAGCCGGCCAGCACCGGGAGCTCGGCCCGGCGCACCCGCAGCTTCCGCGGCGCCACGAGCGCGACCCCGGCGAACAGCACCAGCCCGGCCAGCGCGATGCGCATCGACGCCACCTGCTCGGGGCTGATCCCGGCGGACATCGCGGACTTGCCCAGCGTGCCCGACGTGCTGAAGAACAGCGCGGCGAGCAGGACGAGGGTGGTCCCGCGGCCGCGGTGGGCGACCCGCGGCGGGGCGAGGACGGGCAGCTCGGTGGTCACCGTCGCGACTCTAAGCGCGACCGCGTGACTGCCAAAGCGGTTTTTCCGGTTACTCGCCGCGCTTGAGGCCGGTCGCGACGTGCGTCGTGATGGTGGCCAGCCGCCGTCCCTGGACGCGCAGCGCGCCGAGCGCGAGCTCGTCGGGCGCCGCCGACTTCCGCGACACGAAGGAGCCGCCGTACGGGTTGCCCGACTCCATCAGGTGCGGGTCGGTGTAGCCGAGCGGCACGACGATCGCGCCCCAGTGGTAGAAGACGTTGTTGATCGCCAGCAGCGTCGACTCCAGGCCGCCGTGCGCGGTGGACGCCGTCGTGAACGACGTCGCGACCTTGTCGGCGAGCCTGCCCTTCGCCCACAGGCCACCCGTACTGTCCAGGAACGACTTCAGCTGGGCGGCCGGGCCGCCGAACCGGGTCGGGCTGCCGATCGCGAGCCCGTCGGCCCACTCGAGGTCCTCGAGCTCGGCCAGCGCGTGGTGCGGCCCGGAGTCGATCCAGGCCTGCCAGCGCGGGTTCTGCGCGACGGCCGCCTCGGGCGCGGTCTCCCGCACGGTCCGCACCCGCACCTCGGCGCCGGTTTCGCGAGCCCCGGCGGCGAGGGACTCGGCGAGGGCCGCGGTGTTGCCGGTCGAGCTGTAGTAGACGACGAGGATCCGTGTGCTCACGTCCACCGACTCTAGGGGGCCCGGCCGGGGGTTCCATGATCCGGGATGTACGCGCCTTGTACGCCGGTCCGCTGTCCTGGGCCGATGAAGCTCGTGACGCTCCTGGCCGCACTGGCGCTGCTCCCCGCCGTCCCGGCGCGGGCCGCCGGAGCCACGCCCGACCCGGTGATCGGGCACGCCGTGTTCAACGACCCCGCCGGGAGCACGGCCCGGCAGAACGCCATCGCCGTCCAGCTCGCCGGCCTGGTCGACCGGGTGCCCGCGGGCGAGGAGATCCGGCTGACGGTGTTCGGCTTCGACACCCCGGACACCGAGGACCGCCCGGACGCGCCGGACCTGGTCGACCACTTCGTCGCCGCGCACGAACGCGGGGTCCGGGTGAAGATCGTCCTGGACCAGGGGCAGGCCGGCAACGGCCCGCACACCCGGTTGAAGGCGGCGCTCGGGACCGACGACACCCGCCCCAGCTGGGTCGTTACCTGCGGCGACCAGTTCCCCGGCGTGCGGCGCGGCTGCATCGGCACGCGGGTCAAGCAGTGGTCCGACGGGCCCGCCTACGCCGACAACCACAACAAGTTCGGCTTGTTCTCCAAGGTGGTCCTGAACGACGGCAGCGTGCGCGCGGACGTCGTGTACGTGACTTCGGCGAACATCGGCGTCTGGGACGCGAACGAGTCCTACAACAACGCGTTCACCTACCGCGACCCCGGCACGTTCGCCGCCTACGGCCGGTACTTCGAGGACCTGCGCGCCTACCGCCACACGAAGGACGGGAACAACGACTACTACCGCGACTC
Coding sequences within:
- the dapA gene encoding 4-hydroxy-tetrahydrodipicolinate synthase — protein: MSNPPTAAPGRPFGRVLTAMVTPFDADGALDLKRAQELAEHLVELGNDGLVINGTTGESPTTSDAEKQELIRAVVEAVGDRATVVAGAGTNNTAHSIEQAKQAEAAGAHGLLVVTPYYSRPSQAGLVAHFTTVADSTGLPVMLYDIPPRSVVPIEVDTLLRLAEHPRIVAVKDAKGDLIAGSEVIANTHLAYYSGDDGLNLPWISVGGTGVVSVIGHVVAGRIRAMIDAYEDGDTSTARTNHRGMLPVLRAMSRVGGVAFSKAALRLRGFDVGEPRLPIVAPTAEQTALIAGDLGQGGVPLGDTAARDWHGERVAQADSRAAYVAPTSHTSVGTLPR
- a CDS encoding ribonuclease J: MSSLPPGPGPTNAPPALPAGALRVVALGGIGEVGRNMTVFEYGGRLLIVDCGVLFPEDDQPGVDLILPDFRAIEDRLDDIEGLVLTHGHEDHIGAVPFLLRLRPDLPIYGSRFTNALLAAKAKEHRQRPKLIEVREGERRDVGVFNLEFFAVNHSIPDALAVAIRTPAGVVLHTGDIKLDQLPLDGRLTDLAGFSRLGDEGVDLFCVDSTNAEVPGFVMPERDIGPVLDDVIRRVDQRVIVACFASHVHRVQQVLDAAHRHGRRIAFVGRSMVRNMGIAAELGLLNVPDGLLVDLDQASNLPESKVLFVSTGSQGEPLSALSRMARGEHRQISIRAGDTVVLASSMIPGNETAVFGVVNGLTRLGANVVHQGNAKVHVSGHASAGELLYLYNAVRPSNVMPVHGEWKHLRANGELAIRTGVAPDNVVIAEDGVVVDLVDGKASRTGRVEVGHVYVDGLSVGDVGESTLSDRLVLGEGGFISISVAVDSSTGRPVSSPTVSGRGFSDDPKALAAVVPLVEMELARTESEGITDTHRIAQAVRRVVGRWVADTYRRRPMIVPTVIPV
- a CDS encoding substrate-binding domain-containing protein, with amino-acid sequence MGRHSPDGRHRLLVPALAIGLVLVLGAAAWVTVTVVERKPVCERTTNVLVTASADIAPALSIVARGLDVPCGGVQVETREATQVAERLAMSDGSPRPQVWVPDSTLALRRAHQLGAADVPESGASVASSPVVLGVAGDVAKGLGWPDRTPSWAEVLAAPGVVPGMPDPARDPVGALALLGLRDSVKAAPEASAAYVALLRRFSANTLGAETDLIARLPGSSDSGGTAAVTTFPTSENSLLRHNIEDRSSPLVAVYSTAVPTLDYPFAELDGITPQQRPIVDALRDALLGGPGSDAIAKTGLRAAGGQALQGHTDDPRVLPTGIKVMNLPQATVVDELLNQWAGINLSARVQVLIDVSGSMNAQVPGTALNRMQLTVEATQKALHLFKPATQLRMLAFSTKLDGDKDYREILPMASVAQHLAGGALDKLAQLKATADGGTGLYDSVLDTYRTARREWEPGRLNLVIVMTDGRNEDPHSISRPDLLAELAKLQDPRRPIPLIGVGIGPDADKPELDQLTAATGGQAFVAPDPAKITDVFFGALSRIAGG
- a CDS encoding deoxyguanosinetriphosphate triphosphohydrolase family protein codes for the protein MRKPRRAERRHDKVENDPFRTPYQRDRDRVLYSSAFRRLSGVAQVAAVNEQRVLHNRLTHSLKVAQLGRRLVQHLKCDDSNEAQEFRKSSGIKADVVETAGLVHDIGHPPFGHVSEPVLDACLRRSGGLEGFEGNAQSFRIVTKLARRRTEYAGLDLTRAALDAMLKYPRLRPQSADDLFTTPTWTDRRFGSKWGAYASELEDFRWARKGARAGLRSANAVLMDWADDITYATHDIEDYFRAGLIPLHDLASDRDRIAKHARHRLGKLPDFDAALFDAGLDKVVSRFKQITSSCWDTRANRSAMNVITTTNITECVGAVSFAADPPYVAVDSHCQYLVEALKELTWFYVIDKPSLAVMQEGQKRIVQSLYDRLHACLAEAPKSPRLPIQLRSIYRDLARDPDFDSAYGKSSEARQARAVVDYICVLTEAQAVDLDERLSGRSHSSMFGAWFS
- a CDS encoding amino acid permease, which produces MTTKSGLRPDLRQRHVRMIALGGIIGASLFIGSGAVIHTVGPAAVLSYALGGLLVVLVMRMLGEMATAAPALGSFMEYARDSLGGWAGFTIGWLYWYFWVGVVAFEAVAGAKILQGWIPGVPQWVFSLALMLLLTATNLASARSFGETEFWLASIKVATIVVFLVLGTLFVLGLWPGARMSVGNIGLDGFVPHGGFSVVDGVVIVIFSYFGAEIVTIAAAESDQPETAVRKATSTIVWRVIVFYVGSVTLLVMITPWREIPSETSPFAAAFGRFGVPAAATLVSAVVLTAALSVLNSGLYTASRMLFALRRHGWAPAWIADTNARGVPWKAILASTSVGYVAVVMSYVSPDKIFYFIINSAGAVALFVYAIICGSQLRMRRALEASEPEKLKLRMWGYPWLSWVTLALTLAVVASMLFVDSDTRSQLYLSLISLAVILGVYALIRRRGR
- a CDS encoding EamA family transporter, whose amino-acid sequence is MTTELPVLAPPRVAHRGRGTTLVLLAALFFSTSGTLGKSAMSAGISPEQVASMRIALAGLVLFAGVALVAPRKLRVRRAELPVLAGYGLLGVAGVQLLYFVAAGRIPVGIAILLEFVSPVLIALWVRFVRRHRLPRSVWGGIALAMVGLSLVAQVWQGVTLNGVGLLAGFGAALCSAGYFLLGERAVAEIDPLGLVTWGMVIGAVAISFAAPPWTWPVGLLGTDVGFGAWHPPVWLLITLLVLVATVLAYVFGISSLRHLPASVASVLGLVEPVIVTVTAWALLGEELTWLQLLGSAILLGGAYLVQRKSEVLTS
- the wrbA gene encoding NAD(P)H:quinone oxidoreductase; protein product: MSTRILVVYYSSTGNTAALAESLAAGARETGAEVRVRTVRETAPEAAVAQNPRWQAWIDSGPHHALAELEDLEWADGLAIGSPTRFGGPAAQLKSFLDSTGGLWAKGRLADKVATSFTTASTAHGGLESTLLAINNVFYHWGAIVVPLGYTDPHLMESGNPYGGSFVSRKSAAPDELALGALRVQGRRLATITTHVATGLKRGE
- a CDS encoding phospholipase D-like domain-containing protein — translated: MKLVTLLAALALLPAVPARAAGATPDPVIGHAVFNDPAGSTARQNAIAVQLAGLVDRVPAGEEIRLTVFGFDTPDTEDRPDAPDLVDHFVAAHERGVRVKIVLDQGQAGNGPHTRLKAALGTDDTRPSWVVTCGDQFPGVRRGCIGTRVKQWSDGPAYADNHNKFGLFSKVVLNDGSVRADVVYVTSANIGVWDANESYNNAFTYRDPGTFAAYGRYFEDLRAYRHTKDGNNDYYRDSGSGTDYRAFFFPRHEGAGKPFEDPGTDTIVSTLNSVHCGYTETDGSKHQTDVRLAMWAFTRPAVAQKLAALSKAGCWVDVVYSSASQAVLDALKGVQVTKCDYHAGPGLDIRVHSKYLLIDGGFDDDIVPRVYTGSHNYAWSSLRQEDENLLRIMGRGPHTEYLANFHQVRDTCRAKAPASTG